From one Gracilinanus agilis isolate LMUSP501 chromosome 5, AgileGrace, whole genome shotgun sequence genomic stretch:
- the LOC123249538 gene encoding C-C chemokine receptor type 1-like translates to MGTSTPLLDFMVPEYDSTTLDYYVDEDAIPCFKHNIKELASKFLPPLYSLVLIVGLLGNAAVVLILTKYKRLTSMTNIYLFNLAVSDLLFLVTLPFWIHYEKQNDWVFGNTMCKLLTALHYLGLFSEIFFIILLTIDRYVAIVHAVFAIRVRRVVLSITTSIITWVVALLTSLPDIIFTKSQWEFTHYTCSLHFPHETSRMWRKFQALKLNFLGLILPLWVMIVCYTGIIKILLKRRNERKWKAVKLIFAIMIIFFLFWTPYNITVLISAFDESIFTPDCEKSKQLDLAIQVTEIIAFTHCCVNPVIYAFIGERFQKYLSHFVRNHIAVHLCRHIPSFLKDRLERTSSISPPTGEHELSDEF, encoded by the coding sequence ATGGGCACTTCTACTCCATTACTGGATTTCATGGTGCCTGAATATGATTCTACTACTTTGGATTACTACGTTGATGAGGATGCCATTCCATGCTTCAAGCATAATATCAAAGAGTTGGCTTCCAAGTTCTTGCCTCCTCTGTACTCCCTGGTGCTCATCGTGGGCTTGCTGGGCAATGCTGCGGTGGTGCTGATCCTCACAAAGTACAAGAGGCTCACAAGCATGACCAATATCTACCTTTTCAATTTGGCTGTCTCTGATCTGCTTTTCCTTGTTACGCTTCCATTCTGGATTCACTATGAGAAGCAAAATGATTGGGTCTTTGGGAACACCATGTGTAAACTCCTTACAGCGTTGCATTATTTAGGCTTATTCAGTGAAATCTTCTTTATCATCCTGTTGACTATTGATAGGTACGTGGCCATCGTCCATGCGGTGTTTGCCATCAGGGTCAGGAGGGTGGTCCTCAGCATCACAACAAGCATCATTACTTGGGTCGTGGCCCTCTTGACTTCTCTCCCCGACATTATCTTCACTAAATCTCAGTGGGAATTTACTCATTACACCTGCAGCCTGCATTTCCCACATGAGACCTCAAGGATGTGGAGAAAATTCCAGGCTTTGAAACTGAACTTCCTGGGACTCATTCTGCCCTTGTGGGTCATGATTGTCTGCTACACAGGGATCATAAAAATCCTGCTTAAACGGAGGAATGAGAGGAAATGGAAAGCTGTAAAGCTGATTTTTGCCATCAtgattatcttctttctcttctggacgCCCTATAACATCACAGTTCTAATATCTGCTTTTGATGAATCCATCTTCACACCCGACTGTGAGAAAAGCAAGCAATTAGACTTGGCAATACAAGTGACCGAAATCATCGCCTTCACACACTGTTGTGTCAACCCTGTGATCTATGCCTTTATTGGGGAAAGGTTTCAGAAATATCTCTCTCACTTTGTCCGCAACCACATTGCAGTGCACCTGTGCAGACATATCCCATCCTTCTTGAAGGACAGACTGGAGCGGACCAGTTCTATCTCTCCACCTACTGGGGAACATGAACTCTCAGATGAATTTTAG